One genomic window of Halorubrum hochsteinianum includes the following:
- a CDS encoding RAD55 family ATPase, translating into MVTLPTGISVLDRQFGGGLPSGSVVVLKANPDSQSELILNRFARIRRCRYLTTVRSAGAVEAALSPDGVEETTVEAPNDARDLDEAASLTEDLPENGTLIVDSVEPLEAETAPSAYAEFLDGVRSRVDDADGVALLHALRGGEDPRTRRVTEQIADVVFDLRTTVTGTEIANRLVVSKFRGGAALEEPLKLKLTDEVAVDTSRDIA; encoded by the coding sequence ATGGTGACGCTACCGACCGGGATCTCGGTGCTGGACCGGCAGTTCGGCGGGGGGCTCCCGAGCGGTAGCGTCGTCGTGTTGAAGGCGAACCCCGACAGCCAGTCGGAGCTCATCCTGAACCGGTTCGCGAGGATCCGACGGTGTCGGTACCTGACGACCGTCCGGTCGGCCGGCGCGGTGGAGGCGGCGCTCAGCCCCGACGGGGTCGAGGAGACGACCGTCGAGGCCCCGAACGACGCCCGGGACCTCGACGAGGCGGCGTCGCTGACCGAGGACCTCCCCGAGAACGGGACGCTGATCGTCGACTCCGTGGAGCCGCTGGAGGCGGAGACCGCCCCGTCGGCGTACGCCGAGTTCCTCGACGGGGTGCGGTCCCGAGTCGACGACGCCGACGGCGTGGCGCTGCTCCACGCGCTCCGCGGCGGCGAGGACCCTCGAACGAGGCGGGTCACGGAGCAGATCGCCGACGTCGTGTTCGACCTCCGCACCACGGTCACCGGGACCGAGATCGCGAACCGCCTCGTCGTCTCCAAGTTCCGCGGCGGCGCGGCCCTCGAAGAGCCCCTGAAGCTGAAGCTCACCGACGAGGTCGCCGTCGACACGAGCCGCGACATCGCCTGA
- a CDS encoding TIGR00725 family protein translates to MRVSVIGGSSIGPGTAAVAETLGERLGERGHTVVCGGLGGVMEAVCRGAREAGGETIGILPTDDRGDANPHVTTPIATGLGHARNALVVMNGDAAIAVDGASGTLSEIGLALAQGRPVAGIDTHDIDGVAAVDSPAAAVAYVEDAVGSDR, encoded by the coding sequence ATGCGCGTCAGCGTCATCGGCGGCAGTTCGATCGGTCCGGGGACGGCCGCGGTCGCGGAGACCCTCGGCGAGCGCCTTGGCGAGCGCGGTCACACCGTCGTCTGCGGCGGCCTCGGCGGTGTCATGGAGGCGGTCTGTCGCGGCGCTCGCGAGGCGGGCGGCGAGACGATCGGGATCCTTCCGACGGACGACCGCGGGGACGCGAACCCGCACGTCACGACGCCGATCGCGACGGGACTCGGCCACGCGCGCAACGCCCTGGTCGTGATGAACGGCGACGCCGCGATCGCGGTCGACGGGGCGAGCGGGACGCTCTCGGAGATCGGACTCGCGCTCGCGCAGGGGCGTCCGGTGGCGGGGATCGACACCCACGACATCGACGGCGTCGCGGCCGTCGACTCGCCCGCGGCGGCGGTCGCGTACGTCGAGGATGCGGTCGGGTCTGACCGGTAA
- the cyaB gene encoding class IV adenylate cyclase yields MYEVEIKVPADLDATRERLRAAGAERVDARFQRDTYYDAPHREFAETDEALRIRRETPLEGGVSLAARDRDATATVTYKGPLIEDASKTRAEHETGVDDSEALDAVLSGLGFEPAATVEKRREFWSHDGFTVTLDAVTGLDEYVEIERAVDEEREVDAAREAAVEALDRLGLDAEEQVRTSYLGLLLAADGD; encoded by the coding sequence GTGTACGAAGTCGAGATCAAAGTCCCGGCCGACCTCGACGCGACCCGGGAGCGGCTCCGCGCGGCCGGTGCCGAGCGCGTCGACGCCCGGTTCCAGCGCGACACCTACTACGACGCGCCCCACCGCGAGTTCGCCGAGACCGACGAGGCGCTCCGCATCCGACGCGAGACGCCGCTGGAAGGCGGAGTATCGTTGGCGGCGCGGGACCGCGACGCGACGGCGACGGTTACTTATAAAGGACCCCTCATCGAGGACGCCTCGAAGACGCGCGCCGAACACGAGACCGGCGTCGACGACAGCGAGGCGCTCGACGCGGTCCTCTCCGGCCTCGGATTCGAGCCGGCCGCGACGGTGGAGAAGCGCCGCGAGTTCTGGTCGCACGACGGGTTCACGGTGACGCTCGACGCCGTCACCGGACTCGACGAGTACGTCGAGATCGAGCGCGCCGTCGACGAGGAGCGCGAGGTCGACGCGGCGCGCGAGGCGGCGGTCGAGGCGCTCGACCGACTGGGCCTCGACGCGGAAGAACAGGTGCGCACCTCCTACCTCGGACTGCTGCTGGCCGCGGACGGGGACTGA
- a CDS encoding alpha/beta hydrolase, protein MTDVPLEHVHLAPDEGADGEPAPAVFVLHGRGADEEDLLPVAAELPDELHVISLRAPDPLQGGYTWYELDLSAGGLESSQPDAADFRRSLDRIVESVEAAVDAYGLDADRIGLLGFSQGAITSLSLLLEDPDRYAWVVALHGYLPESHGDLDPDGIEGKPVFVGAGAGDRVIPDERTNAAVDRLEEVDAAVTHGSFPGGHGIGLQELEAVVEFVASRA, encoded by the coding sequence ATGACAGACGTTCCGCTCGAACACGTTCACCTCGCGCCCGACGAGGGCGCGGACGGCGAGCCGGCACCCGCCGTGTTCGTCCTCCACGGCCGCGGTGCCGACGAGGAGGACCTGCTCCCGGTCGCCGCCGAGCTCCCGGACGAACTCCACGTGATCAGCCTCCGCGCGCCCGACCCGCTCCAGGGCGGGTACACGTGGTACGAACTCGACCTCTCGGCCGGCGGGCTGGAATCGAGCCAGCCCGACGCCGCCGACTTCCGGCGCAGCCTCGACCGGATCGTCGAGAGCGTCGAGGCCGCGGTCGACGCCTACGGGCTCGACGCCGACCGGATCGGCCTGCTCGGGTTCAGCCAGGGCGCGATCACGAGCCTCTCGCTCCTCTTGGAGGACCCGGACCGCTACGCGTGGGTCGTCGCGCTCCACGGCTACCTGCCGGAGTCGCACGGCGACCTGGATCCGGACGGGATCGAGGGCAAGCCCGTCTTCGTCGGGGCGGGCGCGGGCGACCGCGTGATCCCCGACGAGCGGACGAACGCCGCCGTCGACCGGCTGGAGGAGGTCGACGCCGCCGTCACTCACGGGAGCTTCCCGGGCGGACACGGGATCGGTCTCCAAGAGCTGGAAGCGGTCGTCGAGTTCGTCGCGTCGCGGGCGTAA
- the dph2 gene encoding diphthamide biosynthesis enzyme Dph2 has translation MSGSTEGDLTKTGMALKHDREWDYELDRILEAIEERDATKVGLQFPEGLKRRGPKVADDLREVAPDDVTFMLSGQPCYGACDLDTYLMRRTDVFVHFGHTPMKESDSIVYVPLFSNVDPFPIMEDALAEELSPPEEDADVGLVTTAQHMNRFEEMTDWLEERGYEVHTRRGDDRLTKEGQVLGCNYASADIDADQVLYVGGGKFHPVGLAMEHPDKRVVIADPVNNAVSVAEHDQFLKQRYAAVHKAMDAEKWGVIFCTKIGQGRWETAQEIVDNNENAYLITMDEVTPDRLRNFDMDAFVNTGCPRITTDDGPRFHKPMLTPGEYEAAIGEKPLDSIEFDTFHDTW, from the coding sequence ATGAGCGGCTCCACGGAGGGCGACCTGACGAAGACGGGGATGGCCCTGAAACACGACCGCGAGTGGGACTACGAACTCGACCGGATCCTAGAGGCCATCGAGGAGCGGGACGCGACGAAGGTCGGCCTCCAGTTCCCCGAGGGACTCAAGCGGCGCGGCCCGAAGGTCGCCGACGACCTCCGCGAGGTCGCCCCCGACGACGTGACGTTCATGCTGTCGGGACAGCCGTGTTACGGTGCCTGCGACCTCGACACGTACCTGATGCGCCGGACGGACGTGTTCGTCCACTTCGGCCACACGCCGATGAAGGAGTCCGACAGCATCGTCTACGTCCCTCTGTTCTCGAACGTCGACCCCTTCCCGATCATGGAGGACGCGCTGGCGGAGGAGCTGTCCCCGCCGGAGGAGGACGCCGACGTGGGCCTCGTCACGACGGCCCAGCACATGAACCGGTTCGAGGAGATGACCGACTGGCTGGAGGAGCGCGGCTACGAGGTCCACACCCGCCGGGGCGACGACCGCCTCACCAAGGAGGGGCAGGTGCTCGGTTGTAACTACGCCTCCGCGGACATCGACGCCGACCAGGTGCTGTACGTCGGCGGCGGGAAGTTCCACCCGGTGGGCCTCGCGATGGAACACCCCGACAAGCGCGTCGTCATCGCCGACCCCGTCAACAACGCGGTGTCGGTCGCGGAGCACGACCAGTTCCTCAAGCAGCGCTACGCCGCGGTCCACAAGGCGATGGACGCCGAGAAGTGGGGCGTCATCTTCTGTACGAAGATCGGACAGGGCCGGTGGGAGACGGCCCAAGAGATCGTCGACAACAACGAGAACGCCTACCTGATCACGATGGACGAGGTGACGCCGGACCGCCTGCGGAACTTCGACATGGACGCGTTCGTCAACACGGGCTGTCCCCGGATCACGACCGACGACGGCCCGCGGTTCCACAAGCCCATGCTGACGCCGGGCGAGTACGAGGCCGCCATCGGCGAGAAGCCGCTCGACTCGATCGAGTTCGACACGTTCCACGACACCTGGTAA
- a CDS encoding cobalamin-independent methionine synthase II family protein, which produces MANDGHIGTTHIGSLPRPPALLDLLTRRQDGEDVDDEEWQASVEEATRDVVDRQVETGLDSINNGEQSRVSFNWYVADRLSGIDGTQETELWADLQEFPSYAEETFKTDVIDLSEHPVVDGPIEYTGREEAEAEIDGLTDALAAADRDVDDAFMTAASPSVVTATHVDEHYGDYEEYLFAVAEAMKTEYELVADAGVTLQIDAPELLTVGHTAAYADEPLEAAKDATRLHVEALNEALANVPAEQVRLHTCWGSYEGPHHLDTDLAEMLPLIYEADITGLSVEQANPRHQHEYRAFAEHPVPDGWTLIPGVVDVKTNIIDHPETIADRLERVADAAAEGTPLVAAPDCGFGTQAGIGMVDPEIAWAKLDALVEGAEIASERLA; this is translated from the coding sequence ATGGCGAACGACGGACACATCGGGACGACGCACATCGGAAGCCTGCCGCGACCGCCGGCGCTGCTCGACCTGCTCACGAGACGGCAGGACGGCGAGGACGTGGACGACGAGGAGTGGCAGGCGTCGGTCGAGGAGGCGACGCGCGACGTCGTCGACCGACAGGTCGAGACGGGGCTGGATTCGATCAACAACGGCGAGCAGTCGCGCGTCTCGTTCAACTGGTACGTCGCCGACCGCCTCAGCGGTATCGATGGGACGCAGGAGACGGAGCTGTGGGCCGACCTCCAGGAGTTCCCCTCCTACGCCGAGGAGACGTTCAAGACCGACGTGATCGACCTCTCCGAACACCCGGTCGTGGACGGGCCGATCGAGTACACGGGCCGCGAGGAGGCAGAGGCCGAGATCGACGGACTCACCGACGCGCTGGCGGCCGCCGACCGCGATGTCGACGACGCGTTCATGACCGCGGCGTCGCCGAGCGTCGTCACCGCGACGCACGTCGACGAGCACTACGGCGACTACGAGGAGTACCTCTTCGCGGTGGCGGAGGCGATGAAGACCGAGTACGAACTCGTCGCCGACGCCGGCGTCACCCTCCAGATCGACGCGCCCGAACTGCTGACGGTCGGCCACACCGCGGCGTACGCGGACGAGCCGCTGGAGGCGGCCAAGGACGCGACCCGGCTCCACGTTGAGGCGCTCAACGAGGCGCTCGCGAACGTGCCCGCCGAGCAGGTCCGGCTCCACACCTGTTGGGGGAGCTACGAGGGGCCCCACCACCTCGACACCGACCTCGCCGAGATGCTGCCGCTGATCTACGAGGCCGACATCACCGGACTCAGCGTCGAACAGGCGAACCCCCGCCACCAACACGAGTACCGCGCGTTCGCGGAACACCCGGTCCCCGACGGCTGGACGCTGATCCCGGGCGTCGTGGACGTGAAGACGAACATCATTGACCACCCGGAGACGATCGCCGACCGCCTGGAGCGCGTCGCCGACGCGGCCGCGGAGGGGACCCCGCTCGTCGCCGCGCCCGACTGCGGGTTCGGCACGCAGGCCGGGATCGGCATGGTCGACCCCGAGATCGCGTGGGCGAAGCTCGACGCGCTCGTCGAGGGCGCTGAGATCGCGAGCGAGCGGCTCGCTTGA
- a CDS encoding FKBP-type peptidyl-prolyl cis-trans isomerase, with amino-acid sequence MSDQEQADAADEAEETETETDAGLEDGDFVRVAYTIRTADDGRVIDTTDKETAEDAEIDVDEYEFEPRIIALGAGHVFPSVEEAFVGGAVGDEGTVDVPAEDAFGEYDPDEVETVKADKIPEDDRFPGAQVQIDNRQGHLETIIGGRARVDFNHPLAGEDLEYEYEILEAIDDREEQASGMLGMYLQEAPEVRIETVTEEEETVTEDDDGEETVETEEVEKDVLYVTATQAMQMNQQWMFQKQQIAQDLMDRLGLDRVVIEEVIEGGGMGGLGGMMGGMGGGAGDVDIEEALEDVDVDADEIVDEIDEE; translated from the coding sequence ATGAGCGATCAGGAGCAAGCGGACGCGGCCGACGAGGCCGAGGAGACCGAGACCGAGACCGACGCCGGACTCGAAGACGGCGACTTCGTCCGCGTCGCGTACACGATCCGAACGGCCGACGACGGTCGCGTCATCGACACGACCGACAAGGAGACGGCCGAGGACGCCGAAATCGACGTCGACGAGTACGAGTTCGAGCCGCGCATCATCGCGCTCGGTGCCGGCCACGTGTTCCCCTCCGTCGAGGAGGCGTTCGTCGGCGGCGCGGTCGGCGACGAGGGCACCGTCGACGTGCCCGCCGAGGACGCCTTCGGCGAGTACGACCCCGACGAGGTCGAGACGGTCAAGGCCGACAAGATCCCCGAGGACGACCGCTTCCCCGGGGCGCAGGTCCAGATCGACAACCGGCAGGGCCACCTCGAGACGATCATCGGCGGCCGCGCCCGCGTCGACTTCAACCACCCGCTGGCCGGCGAGGATCTCGAGTACGAGTACGAGATCCTCGAAGCCATCGACGACCGCGAGGAGCAGGCGTCGGGGATGCTCGGCATGTACCTCCAGGAGGCCCCCGAGGTCCGCATCGAGACGGTCACCGAGGAGGAGGAGACCGTCACCGAGGACGACGACGGCGAGGAGACCGTCGAGACCGAGGAGGTAGAGAAGGACGTCCTCTACGTCACCGCGACGCAGGCGATGCAGATGAACCAGCAGTGGATGTTCCAGAAACAGCAGATCGCGCAGGACCTGATGGACCGCCTCGGCCTCGACCGCGTCGTGATCGAGGAGGTCATCGAGGGCGGCGGCATGGGCGGTCTCGGCGGCATGATGGGCGGCATGGGCGGCGGTGCCGGTGACGTCGACATCGAGGAGGCGCTCGAGGACGTCGACGTCGACGCCGACGAGATCGTCGACGAGATCGACGAGGAGTAG
- a CDS encoding MaoC family dehydratase codes for MTGRYYEEFAVGETIEHAKRRTISEADNQRFCDMTMNQQPLHLDADFAAETQFGERLVNGLYTMSLAVGISIPETTDGTIVANLSYDGVEHPNPVYHGDTIRARSTVVDKRETSDGERGVVTMRVEAFKIVDGDDDVLVCEFERTVLSEKRPEGDDEGDESAD; via the coding sequence ATGACCGGACGCTACTACGAGGAGTTCGCGGTCGGCGAGACCATAGAACACGCGAAGCGACGGACGATAAGCGAGGCCGACAACCAGCGCTTCTGCGACATGACGATGAACCAGCAGCCGCTCCACCTCGACGCCGATTTCGCCGCGGAGACGCAGTTCGGCGAACGGCTCGTGAACGGGCTGTACACCATGTCGCTCGCGGTCGGGATCTCCATCCCGGAGACGACCGACGGGACCATCGTCGCGAATCTCTCGTACGACGGCGTCGAACACCCGAACCCGGTGTACCACGGCGACACGATCCGCGCGCGGTCGACCGTCGTCGACAAGCGGGAGACGAGCGACGGCGAGCGCGGCGTCGTCACCATGCGCGTCGAGGCGTTCAAGATCGTCGACGGCGACGACGACGTCCTCGTCTGCGAGTTCGAGCGGACGGTCCTCTCGGAGAAGCGACCGGAAGGAGACGACGAGGGAGACGAGTCGGCCGACTGA
- a CDS encoding MinD/ParA family ATP-binding protein translates to MIAVAGGKGGSGKTTTTLGLARALSRRGAPVVAADADWDLPNLARLAAETGADSATVGPGSGAVGGDARTVLDAARGGDPVRPDRAEPTVLAAPEAPQSVDANATFDALDGATPDPAPVLLDCPAGASPDVAAPLRAADRALIATPLRRAALRDAAKTAAIAERLDCPPLGAVVIGETDVPDEVASLLGCPVLGAIPDGGAAPLTDPSVRSAYDDLARRLAGTAAGTGWRIA, encoded by the coding sequence GTGATAGCCGTCGCCGGCGGCAAGGGCGGAAGCGGAAAGACGACGACTACCCTCGGGCTCGCCCGCGCGCTCTCGCGGCGCGGCGCTCCGGTGGTCGCGGCCGACGCCGACTGGGACCTCCCGAACCTCGCGCGACTGGCCGCGGAGACCGGGGCCGATTCGGCGACCGTCGGACCGGGATCGGGAGCCGTCGGGGGGGACGCGCGGACCGTCCTCGACGCGGCTCGCGGCGGCGACCCGGTGCGGCCCGACCGCGCCGAGCCGACGGTCCTCGCGGCCCCGGAGGCCCCGCAGTCGGTCGACGCGAACGCGACGTTCGACGCGTTGGACGGCGCGACGCCGGATCCAGCGCCGGTGTTGCTCGACTGTCCGGCCGGGGCGTCACCCGACGTGGCCGCGCCGCTGCGGGCGGCGGACCGCGCGCTGATCGCGACGCCGCTCCGGCGTGCCGCGCTCCGGGACGCAGCGAAGACGGCGGCGATAGCGGAGCGCCTCGACTGCCCGCCGCTCGGCGCGGTCGTGATCGGCGAGACGGACGTCCCGGACGAGGTGGCGTCGCTGCTCGGCTGTCCCGTCCTTGGGGCGATACCGGACGGCGGGGCCGCCCCGCTCACCGACCCGAGCGTCCGGAGCGCGTACGACGACCTCGCTCGTCGGCTCGCCGGGACCGCGGCGGGGACGGGGTGGCGGATCGCGTGA
- a CDS encoding YlbF family regulator: protein MSVEQVSIEDLGRELGERIAETPEYERFEEARAAVQRDEEVQSRIDEFEQLRAEFMQARQSGQATNEGLQRVQEAQDELHAMPVMSEYLDAQDELEDTLEAVNEAISEPLAVDFGGEAGGCCQD from the coding sequence ATGAGCGTCGAACAGGTCTCAATCGAGGACCTCGGCCGAGAGCTCGGCGAGCGGATCGCCGAAACCCCGGAGTACGAGCGGTTCGAAGAGGCGAGAGCGGCGGTCCAGCGCGACGAGGAAGTCCAGAGCCGGATCGACGAGTTCGAGCAGCTTCGCGCGGAGTTCATGCAGGCGCGGCAGTCCGGACAGGCGACGAACGAGGGGCTCCAGCGCGTCCAAGAGGCGCAGGACGAACTCCACGCGATGCCCGTGATGAGCGAGTACCTCGACGCGCAAGACGAGCTGGAGGACACGCTCGAAGCCGTCAACGAGGCCATCTCGGAACCGCTCGCAGTCGACTTCGGCGGCGAGGCCGGCGGCTGCTGTCAGGACTGA
- a CDS encoding HpcH/HpaI aldolase/citrate lyase family protein has protein sequence MPRRSLLFSPGDSPDLMRKAPGAGADVICFDLEDAVAPARKDEARAAVADVLADPSFDPDAEVCVRLTAESPAADLDGVLGGCAGDRAAAAETAEVRLDAVMLPKVESADRVAAVADRCAERGRDPAVFALVETAAGVLSAQSIAAADATDALAFGAEDLAADVGATRTDEGTEVLYAREHVVLAASAADVDALDTVYTDFSDDGGLREDASFARRLGYDGKLAIHPAQVGPITEAFTPDPEDVEWATAVLDARDEAESEGKAVFEVDGEMIDAPLIAQAERILDRAPEGDRRPDGGY, from the coding sequence ATGCCACGCCGAAGCCTCCTGTTCTCCCCCGGCGACAGCCCGGACCTCATGCGGAAGGCCCCCGGGGCCGGGGCCGACGTGATCTGTTTCGACCTCGAAGACGCCGTCGCGCCCGCCCGGAAGGACGAGGCGAGGGCGGCGGTCGCCGACGTGCTCGCCGACCCCTCGTTCGACCCGGACGCGGAGGTGTGCGTCCGGCTGACCGCCGAGTCGCCCGCGGCCGACCTCGACGGCGTGTTGGGGGGCTGCGCGGGAGACAGAGCTGCTGCGGCCGAAACGGCCGAGGTCAGGCTCGACGCGGTGATGCTCCCGAAAGTCGAGTCCGCCGACCGCGTCGCGGCCGTCGCGGACCGCTGCGCCGAGCGGGGGCGCGACCCCGCGGTGTTCGCGCTCGTCGAGACGGCGGCCGGGGTCCTCTCGGCGCAGTCGATCGCGGCCGCGGACGCGACCGACGCGCTCGCGTTCGGGGCCGAGGACCTCGCGGCCGACGTGGGCGCGACCCGGACCGACGAGGGGACGGAGGTGCTGTACGCGAGGGAACACGTCGTCCTCGCGGCGAGCGCGGCCGACGTCGACGCCCTCGATACGGTGTACACGGACTTCTCGGACGACGGGGGGCTCCGCGAGGACGCGTCGTTCGCGCGGCGGCTGGGCTACGACGGGAAGCTCGCGATCCACCCGGCGCAGGTGGGACCGATCACGGAGGCGTTCACCCCGGACCCCGAGGACGTCGAGTGGGCGACGGCCGTCCTCGATGCCCGCGACGAGGCGGAGTCGGAGGGGAAGGCCGTCTTCGAGGTCGACGGCGAGATGATCGACGCGCCGCTGATCGCGCAGGCGGAGCGGATCCTCGACCGAGCGCCGGAGGGCGACCGTCGTCCGGACGGCGGTTACTGA
- a CDS encoding diphthine--ammonia ligase, whose amino-acid sequence MTDWVSLFSGGKDSSWALYRALEEGLDVSRLLTVRPAGDSYMYHTPATELAALAAESVGIDLVEVSPDDFGAGDVDDAGAQGDAELEPMEAALREIAAESDVDLAGVTAGAVESEFQTSRIRAMCDRLGIDLFAPLWQRDPVELAEAMFDAGFEIRIVQVAAYGLDESWLGRRYDADALDDLLALREEYGVHPLGEGGEFETYVVDGPHMERRIDLTYDAVWEGDRGHVEIRDARLE is encoded by the coding sequence ATGACCGACTGGGTGAGCCTCTTTTCCGGCGGCAAGGACTCCTCGTGGGCGCTGTACCGCGCCCTAGAGGAGGGACTCGACGTCTCGCGACTGCTGACCGTCCGCCCCGCCGGCGACTCGTACATGTACCACACGCCGGCGACGGAGCTCGCCGCGCTCGCCGCCGAGAGCGTCGGGATCGACCTCGTCGAGGTGTCGCCGGACGACTTCGGCGCGGGCGACGTCGACGACGCGGGCGCGCAGGGGGACGCCGAACTGGAGCCGATGGAGGCGGCGCTCCGGGAGATCGCCGCCGAGAGCGACGTCGACCTCGCGGGCGTCACCGCCGGCGCGGTCGAGAGCGAGTTCCAGACGAGCCGCATTCGGGCGATGTGCGACCGCCTCGGGATCGACCTGTTCGCGCCCCTGTGGCAGCGGGACCCGGTCGAACTCGCCGAGGCGATGTTCGACGCCGGCTTCGAGATCCGGATCGTTCAGGTGGCGGCGTACGGCCTCGACGAGTCGTGGCTCGGGCGGCGGTACGACGCCGACGCGCTCGACGACCTGCTCGCGCTCCGCGAGGAGTACGGCGTCCACCCGCTCGGCGAGGGCGGCGAGTTCGAGACGTACGTCGTCGACGGCCCGCACATGGAGCGCCGCATCGACCTCACCTACGACGCGGTCTGGGAGGGCGACCGCGGGCACGTCGAGATCCGAGACGCGCGGTTAGAATAG
- a CDS encoding Glu/Leu/Phe/Val family dehydrogenase, whose translation MSSEANPFESLREQVDDAAAVLETDPGVIERLKNPERVLETNLTFERDDGSLETVRAYRSQFNGDRGPYKGGIRYHPGVTRDEVKALSGWMAYKCAVVDVPYGGGKGGIAIDPADYSADELERITRAFATELRPMIGEDRDIPAPDVNTGQREMNWIKDTYETLENTTAPGVITGKAIDSGGSEGRVEATGRSVALSAREAFDWLGRDLSGATVAVQGYGNAGSVAAALLDDLGADVVAVSDSSGGIHDPDGFDPREVKAHKSETGSVTGYHGTDAITNDELLTLDVDCLVPAALENAVDGDLAADVRADLIVEAANGPLTPDADDVLADRGVHVVPDILANAGGVTVSYFEWVQNRQRFGWTEERVNEELERVITDAFDTLVDTYESNEVPNLRTAAYVVGIGRIVNAYDQAGNWP comes from the coding sequence ATGAGTTCGGAGGCGAACCCGTTCGAGAGTCTGCGAGAGCAGGTGGACGACGCGGCTGCGGTCCTCGAGACCGACCCGGGCGTCATCGAGCGCCTGAAGAACCCGGAGCGGGTGTTGGAGACGAATCTGACGTTCGAGCGCGACGACGGCTCGCTGGAGACCGTCCGCGCGTACCGCTCGCAGTTCAACGGCGACCGCGGCCCGTACAAGGGCGGGATCCGCTACCACCCGGGGGTCACCCGCGACGAGGTGAAGGCGCTGTCCGGCTGGATGGCGTACAAGTGCGCCGTCGTCGACGTTCCGTACGGCGGCGGCAAGGGGGGGATCGCGATCGATCCGGCCGACTACTCCGCCGACGAGTTAGAGCGGATCACCCGCGCGTTCGCGACCGAGCTGCGCCCGATGATCGGCGAGGACCGCGACATCCCCGCGCCGGACGTCAACACCGGTCAACGGGAGATGAACTGGATCAAAGACACCTACGAGACGCTGGAGAACACCACCGCGCCCGGGGTCATCACGGGGAAGGCGATCGACTCCGGCGGCAGCGAGGGGCGCGTCGAGGCGACCGGTCGCTCGGTGGCGCTGTCCGCGCGCGAGGCGTTCGACTGGCTCGGCCGCGACCTTTCGGGCGCGACGGTGGCGGTTCAGGGGTACGGCAACGCCGGCTCCGTCGCCGCGGCGCTGCTCGACGACCTCGGCGCTGACGTGGTCGCGGTCTCCGACTCCTCGGGCGGAATCCACGACCCCGACGGGTTCGACCCGCGCGAGGTGAAGGCGCACAAGTCCGAGACCGGATCGGTGACCGGCTACCACGGCACCGACGCGATCACGAACGACGAACTGCTCACGCTCGACGTCGACTGCCTCGTCCCGGCCGCGCTGGAGAACGCCGTCGACGGCGACCTCGCGGCCGACGTGCGCGCGGACCTGATCGTCGAGGCGGCCAACGGGCCGCTCACGCCCGACGCCGACGACGTGCTGGCCGACCGCGGCGTCCACGTCGTCCCCGACATCCTCGCGAACGCGGGCGGCGTCACCGTCTCCTACTTCGAGTGGGTCCAGAACCGACAGCGGTTCGGCTGGACCGAGGAGCGCGTCAACGAGGAGCTGGAACGCGTCATCACGGACGCATTCGACACGCTCGTCGACACCTACGAGTCAAACGAGGTCCCGAACCTCCGCACCGCGGCGTACGTCGTCGGCATCGGCCGTATCGTGAACGCCTACGATCAGGCCGGAAACTGGCCGTAA